In Dolichospermum flos-aquae CCAP 1403/13F, the following proteins share a genomic window:
- a CDS encoding alanine--glyoxylate aminotransferase family protein, producing MTSTISINDSQRLGLEPLEVPHRLLLGPGPSNTHPAVLQAMNTAPVGHLDPAFLTLMDEIQSLLRYTWQTENPHTIAVSGTGTAAMEATLANSVEPGDVVLIGVAGYFGNRLVDMAGRYGADVRTITKPWGQVFNLEEISAAVATHKPAILALVHAETSTGARQPLEGVGELCRQHGTLLLVDTVTSLGGVPIFLDEWGVDLAYSCSQKGLGCSPGASPFTMSARAMEKLQKRQSKVANWYLDMTLLGKYWGTERTYHHTAPINLYYGLREALRLVAEEGLASCWQRHQKNVEYLWEGLEDMGLKMHVEKEYRLPTLTTVCIPEGVNGKSVARQLLVEHNIEIGGGLGELAGKVWRVGLMGFNSRPESVDKLIAALGTMISNN from the coding sequence ATGACATCCACCATTTCCATTAACGATAGTCAACGTCTAGGACTCGAACCCCTCGAAGTCCCCCACCGTCTCTTATTGGGGCCAGGTCCTTCCAACACTCATCCAGCGGTATTACAGGCGATGAATACTGCACCTGTAGGGCATTTAGATCCGGCTTTTTTAACCCTCATGGATGAAATTCAATCCCTGTTGCGTTACACATGGCAAACAGAAAACCCCCATACTATCGCCGTCAGTGGCACGGGTACAGCCGCAATGGAAGCCACTCTAGCTAATTCTGTAGAACCGGGTGATGTGGTATTAATTGGTGTGGCTGGTTATTTCGGTAATCGCTTGGTAGATATGGCGGGCAGATATGGCGCAGATGTCAGAACTATTACTAAGCCCTGGGGACAAGTTTTCAATTTAGAGGAAATCAGCGCCGCAGTAGCCACCCATAAACCAGCAATTTTGGCTTTAGTTCATGCAGAAACTTCCACCGGCGCTCGTCAACCTTTGGAAGGTGTGGGGGAGTTGTGTCGTCAACATGGAACTTTGTTGTTAGTGGATACAGTTACCAGTTTGGGTGGTGTTCCCATCTTTTTGGATGAGTGGGGCGTTGATTTGGCTTATAGCTGTAGTCAAAAGGGCTTGGGTTGTTCTCCAGGTGCGTCACCGTTTACAATGAGTGCGCGGGCAATGGAGAAGTTGCAGAAGCGTCAATCTAAAGTGGCAAATTGGTATTTAGATATGACATTGTTGGGGAAATATTGGGGGACTGAACGCACATATCACCACACTGCACCGATTAATTTATATTATGGTTTACGGGAAGCTTTGCGTTTAGTGGCTGAGGAAGGTTTAGCTAGTTGTTGGCAACGTCATCAAAAGAATGTCGAGTATCTGTGGGAAGGATTGGAAGATATGGGTTTAAAGATGCACGTTGAAAAGGAATACAGGCTACCAACTTTAACTACTGTTTGTATTCCGGAAGGGGTAAATGGTAAATCTGTAGCCAGGCAGTTGTTAGTTGAGCATAATATTGAGATTGGCGGCGGTTTGGGTGAACTTGCTGGCAAGGTTTGGCGTGTAGGTTTAATGGGTTTTAATAGTCGTCCTGAAAGCGTGGATAAGTTGATAGCTGCTCTGGGAACAATGATCTCTAATAATTAG
- a CDS encoding DUF4351 domain-containing protein, producing the protein MTRFIHDQFAKDYLEELLKNYGEVQAPSRVAGEVREIDVYFSPYPQANPNLQLLGLLGKFASTPAIFEPYRNPASSDEICDCLLKLLEVKGVLKREAKRNKTNLQESEIPKLWILTPTASPEILSSFNTTLKTDSLPGIYYLGAALRTAIVVIHQLPRTEETLWIRMLGRGNVQKQAIEELAELTVNHPFRRITLELLYNLQKHLGVNQETEDREIIMRLAPLYQQDRELAVQEGKIEGKIEGKIEGKIEGETLLIIRQLNRRIGEINSELIAKIQKLSLDKLEMLGEELLDFTKLDNLESWLNQNQE; encoded by the coding sequence ATGACAAGATTCATTCATGATCAATTTGCTAAGGACTATTTAGAGGAACTTCTCAAAAACTATGGAGAGGTTCAAGCACCAAGTCGTGTAGCGGGAGAAGTTAGAGAAATTGATGTTTACTTTTCTCCCTATCCCCAAGCAAATCCTAATTTACAACTTTTAGGTTTATTAGGTAAATTTGCATCTACTCCCGCGATTTTTGAACCTTATCGCAATCCGGCATCATCTGATGAGATTTGTGATTGTTTGTTAAAGTTATTAGAAGTCAAAGGAGTGTTAAAAAGAGAAGCGAAACGCAATAAAACTAATCTTCAAGAATCAGAAATTCCGAAACTGTGGATACTTACTCCGACAGCATCACCAGAGATATTATCTAGCTTTAATACTACCTTAAAAACTGACTCTTTACCAGGAATATACTATTTAGGGGCAGCGTTACGTACAGCCATAGTAGTTATTCATCAACTACCACGAACGGAAGAAACTCTTTGGATTAGAATGTTAGGAAGAGGAAATGTTCAAAAACAAGCTATTGAGGAACTAGCAGAATTAACAGTAAACCACCCATTTAGGAGAATCACGCTAGAATTATTGTACAACCTGCAAAAACACCTGGGAGTCAATCAAGAAACCGAAGATAGGGAGATAATTATGAGATTAGCACCATTGTATCAACAGGATAGAGAGTTGGCGGTTCAGGAAGGGAAAATTGAGGGAAAAATTGAGGGAAAAATTGAGGGAAAAATTGAGGGAGAAACTTTGTTAATTATCCGGCAATTAAATCGTCGCATTGGAGAAATTAATTCAGAATTAATTGCCAAGATTCAAAAATTATCACTTGATAAATTAGAAATGTTGGGAGAAGAATTATTAGATTTCACCAAACTTGATAATTTAGAAAGTTGGTTAAATCAAAATCAAGAATAA